A DNA window from Pyrococcus kukulkanii contains the following coding sequences:
- a CDS encoding DHH family phosphoesterase — translation MFKHYWPRWAVMKVLVLGGGVLGRAIAEALMGEFDVTVIEKDMIRAQTLAESGLQVVQGDFSYTATLLKAHIERADLVIITTTDVQTIAKTLHVIRSNNKDVSVLVILPEDVSVEDIENVLKEQYETEVKIDYIINPRTAIVRAVVETIEKVGEVKNARKLLNKLNEIKERTDTLLIVMHDNPDPDSMASASALALIAQTVGLKTQIVYGGDITHHQNRAMVNVLGMEFKRVSKGSYEIKKHSAIAIVDAQPNGNITILDENDLKKVEIVIDHHQILQNLKEKLHPNCLIDIRPEVNATSSIMVEYLRALEIPITEALATALFYGMYIDTKKFSKLSRVDIKAIEFLTGKVNYDLLDKIEFPDISTETAEILARAILNRKIYKNVVISNVGFIANRDAIAEAADFLLRLEGITTVLVFGIVDDRIEISARTRDVRVNIGTIMKEAFGEIGSGGGHAQAGGARIPLGIFKLAKDKTSLLRLVEEAITEKFLEALGMKEGP, via the coding sequence ATATTTAAACATTATTGGCCTAGGTGGGCAGTCATGAAGGTCCTCGTCCTCGGTGGTGGAGTATTAGGAAGAGCCATTGCCGAAGCCCTCATGGGAGAGTTTGACGTAACTGTTATAGAAAAAGATATGATTAGAGCTCAAACACTAGCTGAAAGTGGACTTCAAGTTGTTCAAGGTGACTTTTCTTACACAGCTACACTTCTTAAAGCACATATCGAGAGAGCGGATTTAGTTATAATAACTACTACTGACGTCCAGACAATAGCAAAAACGCTCCATGTCATTAGAAGTAACAATAAAGATGTCTCAGTTCTTGTCATACTGCCCGAGGATGTCTCCGTTGAAGATATAGAGAATGTCTTGAAGGAACAGTATGAGACGGAAGTTAAGATTGACTATATAATAAATCCAAGAACTGCAATAGTTAGAGCAGTTGTTGAAACGATAGAAAAAGTTGGTGAAGTTAAAAATGCAAGGAAGCTACTAAACAAGCTTAACGAGATAAAAGAGAGAACAGATACTCTATTAATTGTGATGCATGATAATCCAGACCCAGACTCAATGGCAAGTGCGTCAGCATTAGCATTAATCGCCCAAACTGTCGGCCTTAAAACCCAAATCGTCTATGGGGGTGACATAACCCACCATCAAAACAGAGCAATGGTTAATGTTCTAGGAATGGAATTCAAAAGAGTCTCCAAGGGAAGTTACGAAATAAAGAAGCACTCTGCCATAGCAATAGTAGACGCCCAGCCAAATGGAAATATAACGATCTTAGATGAAAACGATCTCAAGAAAGTCGAGATAGTTATTGACCATCATCAAATTCTCCAAAACCTTAAGGAGAAACTCCATCCTAATTGCCTAATAGATATAAGGCCCGAAGTCAATGCCACATCATCCATCATGGTTGAGTACTTAAGGGCACTAGAAATCCCAATAACAGAAGCCCTCGCAACGGCCCTTTTCTATGGTATGTACATTGACACAAAAAAATTCTCTAAGCTAAGCAGGGTCGATATAAAGGCAATAGAATTTCTAACCGGAAAAGTGAACTACGATCTATTGGATAAAATTGAGTTTCCAGATATAAGCACAGAAACGGCAGAAATATTAGCAAGGGCAATATTAAACAGGAAGATATACAAAAATGTTGTTATTAGCAATGTAGGGTTCATAGCAAACAGGGATGCAATAGCTGAAGCAGCAGATTTTCTCCTAAGACTTGAGGGAATAACAACAGTCCTTGTCTTTGGAATAGTGGACGACAGGATAGAGATATCAGCAAGAACAAGAGATGTGAGGGTGAACATAGGGACAATAATGAAGGAAGCATTTGGGGAGATAGGGAGTGGAGGAGGACACGCACAGGCAGGAGGAGCCAGAATTCCCCTAGGCATATTCAAACTTGCCAAGGATAAAACATCACTTCTAAGGCTTGTAGAAGAAGCCATAACCGAAAAATTCCTGGAAGCCCTCGGAATGAAGGAGGGCCCATAA
- a CDS encoding dihydropteroate synthase-like protein, translating into MKILLVTGRLAEPIVRKYGKGCDVFVTPVTVAAFLTPRMVADYLEKAGVKEYDIILVPGLIRGSTQEIEDRIGIPTYKGPKNAIDLPVVLRAIRSGFKLSKEVPADELFSQDALKRVRDIKNKTSNKRYIRKALKKPWNFLIGDLPIGLDFPTRILGEIVDAPKLSIEEVIKKAEYYLKEGADIIDLGMVSGETNLEFIDIIPEIKEKIKSPLSIDSLNTKELEKGIEVVDLVLSIDWGNVEDLVTEKPVVLIPTNMKTGEFPTNPKERVNSLEKLKEKAKDLGYRTIILDPILEHYPNFARSVTTLYLYRERNPNDILLSGVGNVTEMTDADSPGINAILAGLAGELKISLLLTTEASPKCRGSLRELRRGLDMILLGGLKDVGLSLLILKEKRRKGIRFEKARKIIRAKSRPIKIEGVYFRIFTEDGKIWVNAYEGTRLILTITGDEPDSIIDAILDNFKISPRHAFYLGRELEKAYTALKLGKSYIQEEELFPDFYSSETFITGKK; encoded by the coding sequence TTGAAGATCCTCTTAGTAACTGGCAGACTTGCCGAACCCATAGTTAGGAAATACGGAAAAGGATGCGACGTTTTTGTAACTCCCGTTACCGTTGCAGCTTTTCTGACTCCTAGGATGGTAGCTGACTACTTAGAGAAAGCTGGGGTAAAGGAGTATGATATTATATTAGTTCCTGGCCTTATCAGGGGATCAACACAGGAAATAGAAGACAGAATAGGAATACCAACTTATAAGGGACCAAAGAACGCCATTGATTTGCCAGTTGTGCTTAGGGCCATAAGAAGCGGGTTTAAGCTCAGTAAGGAAGTGCCCGCAGATGAATTATTTTCCCAAGACGCCCTTAAAAGAGTGCGGGATATTAAAAATAAAACCTCAAATAAAAGGTATATCAGGAAAGCCCTAAAGAAGCCATGGAACTTCTTAATTGGGGATTTGCCAATCGGCTTGGATTTTCCAACTAGGATCTTGGGAGAAATAGTAGATGCCCCAAAACTCAGTATAGAGGAGGTCATTAAGAAAGCAGAATATTACCTGAAAGAGGGGGCAGATATAATTGACCTTGGGATGGTAAGTGGGGAAACAAACTTGGAGTTCATTGATATAATACCTGAGATAAAGGAGAAAATTAAATCTCCACTATCCATCGACTCGCTTAACACGAAGGAACTTGAAAAGGGCATTGAAGTTGTTGATTTAGTATTAAGCATAGATTGGGGTAATGTTGAAGACCTAGTAACGGAAAAGCCTGTAGTTCTAATACCAACCAATATGAAAACAGGGGAGTTCCCTACGAACCCAAAGGAGAGGGTTAATTCCTTAGAAAAACTAAAAGAAAAAGCCAAAGACCTTGGATATAGGACTATAATACTTGATCCGATTCTTGAGCACTATCCTAATTTCGCTCGCTCGGTTACGACCCTATACCTTTACAGGGAAAGAAACCCCAACGATATCCTACTATCAGGAGTTGGGAACGTAACTGAAATGACCGACGCCGACAGCCCAGGGATAAATGCAATATTAGCAGGGCTAGCAGGAGAATTGAAAATATCCCTACTCCTAACAACCGAAGCAAGTCCAAAATGCAGAGGAAGTCTAAGGGAATTGAGAAGGGGACTTGACATGATTCTTCTGGGAGGACTTAAAGATGTTGGGCTATCCCTCCTAATCCTAAAAGAAAAACGTAGGAAAGGTATAAGATTTGAAAAAGCTAGGAAGATCATCAGAGCAAAGAGCAGGCCTATAAAAATCGAAGGTGTGTACTTTAGGATATTCACTGAGGATGGGAAGATATGGGTAAACGCTTATGAGGGAACAAGATTAATTTTAACAATAACAGGAGATGAGCCCGATTCGATAATTGATGCAATTCTAGACAACTTCAAAATTTCCCCCCGACATGCTTTCTACTTAGGAAGGGAACTTGAAAAGGCTTATACAGCGTTAAAGCTTGGAAAGTCCTATATTCAGGAAGAAGAGCTGTTCCCAGACTTCTACTCCTCAGAAACATTTATAACTGGAAAGAAATAA
- a CDS encoding DUF7411 family protein, whose amino-acid sequence MMREVYHLFSGGKDSSLAAWMLSRMGYEVKLVTITFGLLDNWKFARETAEILGFDHEVVKAPREVLEEAVRMCIGDRRPGRAIQYIHEKALELVASREDVERISDGTRRDDRVPFLDLGKARSLEDKFNVAYIRPLLGLGYKTIRELVSEIFIVKEEESEKLEKGDYETELRYALRKKGINPRDIFPPRHIQSRVVGLR is encoded by the coding sequence ATGATGAGGGAGGTTTACCACCTGTTTAGCGGGGGTAAGGATTCTTCACTGGCAGCGTGGATGCTTTCAAGGATGGGATATGAAGTTAAGCTCGTAACAATAACCTTCGGCCTCCTCGACAACTGGAAGTTCGCGAGAGAAACTGCGGAGATCCTAGGATTCGATCATGAGGTAGTTAAAGCCCCCAGAGAAGTCCTAGAGGAGGCAGTCAGAATGTGTATCGGGGATAGAAGGCCAGGAAGGGCAATCCAGTACATCCATGAGAAGGCTTTAGAGCTGGTAGCCTCTAGGGAAGATGTTGAGAGAATAAGCGATGGTACTAGAAGGGATGATAGAGTTCCATTTTTAGACCTTGGAAAGGCTCGCTCTCTTGAGGATAAGTTCAACGTTGCATATATAAGGCCTCTCCTGGGGCTTGGATACAAAACAATAAGAGAGCTCGTCAGCGAGATATTTATTGTGAAGGAAGAAGAAAGCGAAAAGCTTGAAAAGGGGGATTATGAGACTGAATTAAGGTACGCATTAAGGAAAAAAGGGATAAACCCCAGGGATATTTTTCCTCCAAGGCACATTCAATCAAGGGTCGTTGGGCTGAGATGA
- a CDS encoding extracellular solute-binding protein — MKKTLFALLLVYAVAFATIASGCIGGKTVTPTSPTHPHTTTTSETTSTPTETTTSSSSPTETTTTPTTQEKVTIVIWHALGPNELKAFEDLIAEFEIEHPNIEIKLEQKADLETALKAAIPAGQGPDLFLWAHDWIGKFAEAGLLEPIDEYITPEILNKFSPMAQSAIEYNGHYYAMPYAAETVALIYNKDMIPNPPKTFDEMKTIMEKYYNEAEGTYGLATPIDPYFLSGWVHAFGGYYFDDKTKTPGLDKPETLQGFKFFFEQIFPYVAKTQDYNAQVSLFLDGKAPMMINGPWSIPDVKKAGINFGIVPLPPIDGKHRPHPYGGVRLIYVAKLSDKSKKDAIWTFLKWFTTNPDVIKTLSLQNGYIPVLTEVLNDPEIQSDPVLYGFGQAVQYAIPMPKSPEMGAVWGPVATAITDIIAGKKTIEQALTDAQKEILESLSS; from the coding sequence ATGAAAAAGACGCTGTTTGCCCTGTTGTTAGTTTATGCGGTGGCATTTGCCACCATAGCAAGTGGATGCATAGGAGGAAAAACAGTTACTCCAACATCTCCAACCCACCCCCACACAACTACCACCTCCGAAACAACATCCACTCCTACCGAAACCACTACATCAAGTTCTTCTCCTACTGAAACCACAACCACTCCAACTACCCAAGAGAAAGTTACAATTGTTATTTGGCATGCCCTCGGTCCTAATGAACTCAAGGCTTTTGAAGACTTAATTGCGGAATTTGAGATTGAACATCCAAATATTGAGATCAAGTTAGAGCAAAAAGCTGACCTTGAAACCGCTCTCAAAGCTGCAATCCCAGCCGGTCAAGGGCCCGACTTATTCCTGTGGGCTCATGATTGGATCGGAAAGTTTGCTGAGGCAGGATTACTCGAGCCAATTGATGAATATATAACTCCAGAAATCCTCAACAAGTTTAGCCCAATGGCCCAAAGTGCTATTGAATATAACGGTCACTACTACGCAATGCCATATGCTGCTGAAACAGTCGCTCTAATTTATAACAAAGATATGATTCCAAATCCACCAAAGACTTTTGATGAGATGAAGACAATTATGGAGAAATATTATAACGAGGCTGAAGGAACTTATGGCCTTGCAACGCCCATAGACCCATACTTCCTTTCAGGATGGGTGCACGCATTCGGCGGTTATTATTTTGATGATAAAACCAAGACTCCAGGTCTCGACAAGCCCGAAACCTTGCAAGGCTTTAAGTTCTTCTTCGAGCAAATATTCCCATATGTCGCTAAAACACAAGACTACAACGCTCAGGTAAGCCTCTTCCTTGATGGAAAGGCTCCAATGATGATTAATGGGCCATGGAGCATTCCAGACGTTAAAAAAGCTGGAATTAATTTTGGGATTGTTCCACTACCACCGATCGATGGCAAACACAGGCCACACCCATATGGTGGAGTTAGGCTCATCTATGTTGCTAAGCTCTCAGACAAAAGCAAGAAAGATGCCATTTGGACATTCTTGAAGTGGTTCACAACAAATCCAGATGTAATTAAGACTCTTTCACTTCAAAATGGCTACATCCCAGTACTTACCGAAGTTCTCAACGATCCAGAAATCCAGAGTGATCCAGTTCTCTATGGGTTCGGTCAAGCCGTACAATATGCAATTCCAATGCCAAAGAGTCCAGAAATGGGTGCCGTCTGGGGACCAGTTGCAACGGCAATTACTGACATAATAGCAGGTAAGAAAACCATCGAACAAGCACTAACAGATGCACAAAAGGAGATACTCGAATCACTTAGCAGTTGA
- a CDS encoding ABC transporter permease subunit has product MKFKIKFPKRKDEVIKSLIATLLALIVLALLLFPVYYMVILSLKPSGALATTEIDLIPDKITLSNYKDLLFGHMEGLIKTTNFEINAKSGRIKDALNRYQIVLGDAIITGSYPARFTLIDTSILERKGGEERPEKKDVQIIVGGEYIKLKAKKVESVGAIRNLKIFAKKIIITVENPEEVPIDLSKFTKINENTYEARNVEVILKDGGIITTENGIFSARNFAFIRLAKVGGEVLDYMKRSLLIASLTVILTLLFVIPSAYAFSRLKFFGREHVLYFYLMFTQVSGGLGIAGLVALYGMLVKLHLTNNIFVLPVIYAAGGVPFNTWLLKSYLDSIPPDFDEAALVDGAGYLQIIRHVLIPLALPGIATVAIFAFIGGWTELVLANLLLNQENYPLTVWLYTMLANLRSISWNQFAAAALIFALPVFIMFLLAQNYVRSGLTLGGLKE; this is encoded by the coding sequence ATGAAATTTAAAATAAAATTTCCAAAGAGAAAAGATGAAGTAATAAAGTCGCTCATAGCAACCCTATTAGCCTTAATCGTTTTAGCTCTCTTGCTCTTTCCAGTATACTATATGGTAATACTCTCGCTTAAACCTTCTGGGGCACTAGCAACGACAGAAATTGACTTAATTCCAGACAAGATAACTCTTTCTAACTATAAAGATTTGCTCTTTGGCCATATGGAGGGGTTAATAAAAACCACAAACTTTGAGATTAATGCAAAAAGTGGAAGAATAAAGGATGCCCTAAATAGATATCAAATAGTACTTGGAGATGCAATAATTACAGGGAGCTACCCTGCCAGATTTACCCTCATAGATACCTCAATATTAGAGAGGAAAGGGGGAGAAGAAAGACCCGAAAAAAAGGATGTACAGATTATAGTTGGAGGAGAGTATATAAAACTCAAGGCAAAGAAGGTAGAAAGTGTCGGAGCCATTAGGAACCTGAAAATATTTGCCAAAAAAATAATCATAACTGTCGAAAATCCTGAAGAAGTTCCCATAGATCTTTCGAAGTTCACAAAGATTAACGAAAATACTTATGAAGCTCGGAACGTTGAGGTAATATTGAAAGATGGAGGCATCATAACGACTGAAAATGGCATTTTCTCAGCAAGAAATTTTGCATTTATTAGGCTAGCAAAAGTAGGAGGAGAGGTTCTAGATTACATGAAAAGGAGCCTATTGATAGCGAGCCTCACGGTAATTCTAACATTGCTCTTTGTAATACCGTCTGCTTATGCATTCTCAAGGCTCAAGTTCTTTGGGAGAGAGCATGTCTTGTACTTTTATTTAATGTTTACCCAAGTATCAGGAGGACTTGGAATAGCTGGGCTCGTGGCTCTGTATGGTATGCTAGTTAAGCTCCATTTGACCAATAACATTTTTGTCCTTCCAGTAATTTACGCAGCGGGAGGTGTTCCGTTTAACACCTGGCTCCTAAAATCTTACTTAGATTCGATACCACCAGATTTTGATGAGGCTGCGCTAGTAGATGGGGCAGGATACCTACAGATTATAAGACACGTTCTTATCCCCCTAGCTCTCCCAGGAATAGCAACCGTTGCAATATTTGCCTTCATAGGAGGATGGACTGAGCTCGTTCTGGCAAACCTGCTACTTAACCAAGAGAACTATCCACTTACGGTTTGGTTGTACACAATGCTTGCCAACTTGAGATCAATCTCGTGGAACCAATTCGCTGCCGCAGCTTTGATATTCGCACTACCCGTGTTTATAATGTTCCTCCTAGCCCAAAACTACGTGAGAAGTGGGCTCACATTAGGAGGATTGAAAGAATGA
- a CDS encoding alpha amylase N-terminal ig-like domain-containing protein — MYKILSFKNDKYLGKVAKVKFSTPKRGSYAYLLGNFNAFNEGSFRMKEKGDRWTITIELPEGIWYYAFSIDGTLTLDSENSEKTVYRRLSYKFEKTVNVAKILSGEKFYHYPSLVYAYSLEDSIYIRFRAIKDVAKRVFLVSDKKYEMKRKARDESFEYFEVVLPKKEELEYYFEIHTANEIIDYGDFEVNFNKQKEKFKPPSWVFERVFYQIMPDRFANGYPENNPHNCTPELNVITYHGGNLEGIIEKLDYIEELGINALYLTPIFESMTYHGYDVIDYFHVAKRFGGDTAFKRLVNELEKRDIKLILDGVFHHTSFFHPYFQDILKKGKGSKFKNFYRILDFPVVSKDFLKILHSNKSWLKKHQELKELGWNYESFFSVWLMPRLNHENPKVIDFIRTVMKYWLDKGADGWRLDVAHGIPPDLWREIRKDVPKDAYLLGEVMDDARLWLFDKFHGTMNYPLYEGILRFFVYNEITAEEFLNWLELLSVYYGPAEYTMYTFLDNHDVERFLGLVEDKRKYFCALTFLMTYKGIPAIYYGDEVGLKNMDVPSMEISRTPMEWNTEKWDKEILKTTKELIRLRRRSKALQKGIFEPVKFKDGLLIYKRALENENILVAINYSKESQHLRLPPSFEVLFQSGSFDNVDMQLESFSSIIIKEL; from the coding sequence ATGTACAAGATTCTCAGCTTTAAAAATGACAAATACCTGGGCAAAGTTGCAAAAGTAAAATTCAGCACCCCCAAGAGGGGGAGCTATGCCTACCTCCTAGGAAATTTCAATGCATTCAACGAAGGGAGTTTTCGAATGAAAGAAAAAGGCGATAGATGGACTATAACAATTGAACTTCCAGAGGGGATCTGGTATTATGCTTTCTCCATTGATGGAACTCTAACATTAGATTCTGAAAATAGTGAAAAAACGGTATATAGAAGGCTTTCATACAAATTTGAAAAAACTGTTAATGTTGCTAAAATCTTATCAGGAGAGAAATTTTACCACTATCCCTCTTTGGTTTATGCGTATTCTTTAGAAGACTCAATATATATTCGCTTTAGAGCCATAAAAGACGTTGCTAAAAGAGTGTTTTTAGTTTCAGACAAGAAATATGAAATGAAAAGAAAAGCACGAGATGAATCCTTCGAATATTTTGAAGTAGTATTGCCTAAAAAAGAGGAACTTGAATACTATTTTGAGATTCACACGGCAAATGAAATTATTGATTATGGCGACTTTGAAGTGAATTTTAATAAGCAGAAGGAAAAGTTTAAGCCACCTTCTTGGGTTTTTGAAAGGGTCTTTTATCAAATAATGCCCGATCGCTTTGCTAATGGATATCCAGAGAACAATCCTCATAATTGTACGCCAGAGCTTAATGTAATCACCTATCACGGAGGAAATCTCGAAGGCATTATAGAGAAACTTGACTACATCGAGGAACTCGGCATCAATGCACTTTACCTAACCCCAATCTTCGAGTCAATGACGTATCACGGTTATGACGTCATTGACTATTTCCATGTTGCCAAGAGGTTTGGAGGGGATACCGCATTTAAGCGACTTGTCAATGAATTAGAAAAGAGAGACATCAAACTAATCCTTGATGGAGTATTCCACCATACGAGCTTTTTCCATCCCTATTTCCAAGATATCCTCAAAAAGGGAAAAGGGAGCAAGTTCAAAAACTTTTATCGCATTCTTGATTTTCCTGTAGTTTCTAAAGACTTCTTAAAAATTCTGCACTCCAATAAATCTTGGCTCAAGAAACATCAAGAGCTTAAGGAACTCGGATGGAACTATGAGAGCTTCTTCTCAGTCTGGTTAATGCCTCGTTTAAATCATGAAAATCCAAAGGTTATAGATTTCATACGCACCGTGATGAAATATTGGCTCGATAAAGGGGCAGATGGATGGAGATTGGATGTTGCCCATGGTATCCCTCCTGATCTCTGGCGGGAGATTAGGAAAGATGTACCAAAGGATGCATATCTTTTGGGAGAGGTTATGGATGATGCCCGTTTGTGGCTCTTTGATAAATTCCACGGAACAATGAATTATCCCCTGTACGAGGGTATTTTGAGATTCTTTGTCTATAATGAAATTACTGCAGAAGAATTTCTTAACTGGCTTGAGCTTTTGAGTGTTTACTATGGACCAGCAGAATATACTATGTACACCTTCCTTGACAACCACGATGTGGAGCGCTTTTTAGGACTCGTTGAAGATAAGAGAAAGTACTTTTGTGCTCTAACATTCCTTATGACTTACAAGGGGATTCCAGCCATATATTATGGCGACGAAGTTGGGTTAAAGAACATGGACGTTCCTTCCATGGAAATCTCAAGGACACCTATGGAATGGAATACTGAGAAATGGGATAAAGAAATTCTCAAGACCACAAAAGAGTTGATAAGACTAAGAAGGAGAAGCAAAGCTTTGCAAAAAGGTATTTTTGAACCGGTTAAATTCAAAGATGGATTGTTAATTTATAAAAGAGCGTTAGAGAATGAAAACATCTTAGTAGCAATTAACTATTCAAAGGAAAGCCAACATCTAAGGTTACCACCTTCCTTTGAAGTACTATTCCAGAGTGGATCATTTGATAATGTTGATATGCAACTGGAATCATTTTCTAGTATTATTATCAAGGAGTTATAA
- a CDS encoding carbohydrate ABC transporter permease encodes MNKKTMAMAALSLILPGMAAFLFFNIYPILYSTYIAFTNAKLGNFPIQAPEAEPLRFVGLENFKWALSDPKFRSAFLWTWLFVATSVTLKVVVGVLLSVLYTSKYVKGKFLYRALLIIPWALPLLFSVMVWRFMFDPVVGPINILLRDIGVTNPPNWTTSVTWGFIALNIIEVWLAYPFMMTVITSALQSVPDTLIEAAIIDGATYWQRLTKVVLPIVIKPIAFATILTSAASFQYFLVPFIYNAGLFEDRFLLLYGYRKAFGSSVPHYGRAAAILLIATIVLAIYMFINMKITRLQEGAKG; translated from the coding sequence ATGAACAAAAAAACCATGGCAATGGCAGCGCTCAGCTTGATACTGCCCGGTATGGCAGCCTTCTTATTCTTTAACATATACCCAATACTGTACTCCACCTATATCGCTTTCACGAACGCAAAATTGGGTAATTTTCCAATACAGGCACCTGAAGCCGAGCCACTAAGATTTGTAGGTTTAGAGAACTTTAAATGGGCATTAAGCGATCCAAAATTTAGATCCGCCTTCCTATGGACATGGCTATTTGTAGCGACTAGCGTAACTTTAAAGGTAGTGGTGGGGGTTCTCCTAAGTGTTTTATACACTAGTAAGTATGTGAAGGGGAAGTTCCTTTATAGAGCTCTGTTAATTATCCCTTGGGCTTTGCCCTTACTCTTTTCAGTTATGGTATGGCGTTTTATGTTTGACCCCGTTGTAGGCCCTATAAACATCTTGTTGAGAGATATAGGGGTCACCAATCCCCCAAACTGGACGACAAGCGTGACGTGGGGATTTATTGCACTCAACATAATTGAGGTTTGGTTAGCTTATCCGTTTATGATGACGGTGATAACGTCAGCTCTCCAAAGTGTCCCTGACACCCTGATTGAAGCCGCCATTATCGATGGAGCAACCTACTGGCAAAGGTTAACTAAAGTTGTTCTGCCGATCGTTATCAAGCCCATTGCCTTTGCCACTATTTTGACATCAGCAGCAAGCTTTCAGTACTTCCTAGTGCCCTTCATATATAATGCAGGATTGTTTGAGGATAGATTTCTCCTCTTATACGGATACAGAAAAGCATTCGGAAGCTCGGTGCCACATTATGGGAGAGCAGCTGCAATTCTGCTAATAGCCACAATCGTCCTGGCGATTTACATGTTCATTAACATGAAGATAACTAGGCTCCAGGAGGGTGCTAAGGGATGA
- a CDS encoding PUA domain-containing protein, protein MSGEIRARRASSWELDLILREAEKYGELLHEFFIIVEGRYRDVYAVNERVWKSIEKLKIRPYSAGIFIGTIKIDENLVEKFYPNIEFFSIIKIQKNYAVLGPKASFLFTTGKDAPKRAIKELKWKGSKKIVVMNEWKDVIGIGIINPKDEKKFIKNLADVGEFLRRK, encoded by the coding sequence ATGAGTGGTGAGATTAGAGCCAGAAGAGCTTCTTCTTGGGAACTTGATTTAATTTTAAGGGAAGCTGAAAAATATGGAGAACTTCTTCATGAATTTTTTATAATAGTTGAAGGCCGATATAGGGATGTTTATGCTGTTAATGAAAGGGTTTGGAAATCTATCGAAAAGCTAAAGATAAGGCCATACAGTGCTGGGATATTCATTGGTACAATCAAAATCGATGAAAACCTCGTTGAGAAGTTTTATCCAAACATAGAATTCTTCAGTATTATTAAAATTCAAAAAAACTATGCTGTTTTAGGTCCCAAAGCATCATTCCTTTTTACCACTGGCAAAGACGCTCCCAAAAGGGCTATAAAGGAACTTAAATGGAAGGGAAGCAAGAAGATAGTTGTCATGAACGAGTGGAAGGATGTTATTGGGATAGGAATAATCAATCCGAAAGACGAAAAAAAGTTCATAAAAAACTTAGCCGATGTTGGAGAGTTCTTAAGGAGAAAATAA
- a CDS encoding SDH family Clp fold serine proteinase: MGLLSGFLGSLIWWFLFMYLLLWPQMQYRQLQLARAKLLERLSRKRNSTVITLIHRQESIGLFGIPVYKFISMEDSEEVLRAIRMAPKDKPIDLIIHTPGGLVLAATQIAKALKDHPAETRVIVPHYAMSGGTLIALAADKIIMDPHAVLGPVDPQLGQYPAPSILRAVEKKGADKVDDQTLILADVAEKAINQVREFIYDLLKDKYGEEKAKELAQILTEGRWTHDYPITVEEARKLGLNVSTDVPEEVYALMDLYKQPVRERGTVEFVPYPVKQKSGGQ, translated from the coding sequence ATGGGTCTGCTTAGTGGGTTCCTTGGTTCACTCATATGGTGGTTCCTATTCATGTACCTCCTACTGTGGCCTCAAATGCAGTATAGGCAACTTCAGCTTGCGAGGGCAAAATTACTTGAAAGACTATCAAGGAAAAGAAACTCCACTGTTATAACCTTGATTCACAGACAGGAAAGCATTGGGCTCTTTGGGATTCCAGTGTACAAGTTTATTAGCATGGAGGATAGCGAGGAGGTTCTAAGGGCAATAAGGATGGCGCCTAAAGATAAGCCCATAGATCTGATAATCCACACCCCCGGGGGATTAGTCCTTGCGGCGACTCAAATAGCCAAGGCATTAAAAGATCATCCTGCTGAGACTAGGGTCATAGTTCCCCACTACGCCATGAGCGGTGGTACGTTGATAGCACTGGCAGCAGATAAGATAATAATGGATCCTCATGCCGTTTTAGGCCCGGTAGATCCCCAACTTGGCCAATATCCAGCTCCAAGTATACTTAGGGCTGTGGAAAAGAAAGGTGCTGATAAGGTCGATGACCAAACACTTATACTAGCCGATGTCGCGGAGAAGGCAATTAACCAGGTTAGAGAATTCATATATGACCTGTTAAAGGATAAGTATGGCGAAGAGAAAGCTAAAGAGCTTGCCCAAATCCTAACTGAGGGTAGATGGACTCATGACTATCCAATAACAGTTGAAGAAGCCAGGAAACTTGGTTTAAACGTTTCAACAGATGTTCCTGAGGAAGTTTATGCCTTAATGGATCTGTACAAGCAGCCAGTAAGGGAGAGAGGAACGGTGGAGTTTGTTCCTTATCCTGTGAAACAGAAGAGTGGAGGCCAATGA